One Myotis daubentonii chromosome 3, mMyoDau2.1, whole genome shotgun sequence genomic window carries:
- the SERPINI2 gene encoding serpin I2 has protein sequence MFKIVWILLLTFSGSQASKPLAQRNTEFAVDLYQAVCSSQKDNIVFSPLGTTLILGMVQLGAKGKAYQQIRQTLKVQETSTGEEFSALKSFFSAISKKKQEFTFNLANALYLQEGFTVKEQYLHGNEKFFQSAIKLVDFQNAKACAETISAWVESKTDGKIKGMFSGEEFGPLTRLILVNAIYFKGDWKQKFKKEGTELMNFTKKDGATVKIPMMKALLRTKYGYFSESSMKYQVLELPYKGDEFSLIIILPAEEVSIEDMEKQITADLILKWFSEMQEEEVEISLPRFKVEQKLDFKEALYSLNVTEIFSGGCDLSGITDSSELYVSQVVQQVFLEINEDGSEAAASTGVQIPVIMSLAPNQFIANHPFLFIMKNIPTGSFLFMGRVTNPDTQNVKGRDLDSL, from the exons ATGTTTAAGATCGTGTGGATTCTCCTATTGACTTTTTCTGGAAGTCAAGCCTCAAAACCCTTGGCTCAGAGAAATACTGAATTTGCAGTGGATCTTTATCAAGCTGTTTGTTCATCTCAAAAGGACAACATTGTATTTTCCCCACTTGGAACAACTTTGATTCTTGGAATGGTACAACTGGGAGCAAAAGGAAAAGCATACCAGCAGATAAGACAAACTTTAAAAGTTCAGGAAACCTCAACTG gagaagaattttctgcactgaagtcatttttctctgccatctcaaagaaaaaacaagaatTTACATTTAATCTTGCCAATGCCCTCTACCTTCAAGAAGGATTCACTGTGAAAGAACAGTATCTCCATGGCAACGAGAAATTTTTTCAGAGTGCCATAAAACTGGTGGACTTTCAGAATGCAAAGGCTTGTGCAGAGACAATAAGTGCCTGGGTAGAAAGCAAAACAGATG GAAAAATTAAAGGCATGTTTTCAGGGGAGGAATTTGGCCCTCTGACTCGGCTTATCCTGGTGAATGCTATTTATTTCAAGGGGGATtggaaacaaaaattcaaaaaagagGGCACAGAGCTGATGAATTTCACTAAGAAAGATGGTGCAACAGTCAAAATTCCAATGATGAAGGCTCTTTTGAGAACAAAATACG gTTATTTTTCTGAATCCTCCATGAAGTACCAGGTTTTGGAATTACCTTATAAAGGTGATGAGTTCAGTTTAATCATTATACTTCCTGCAGAAGAGGTGAGCATAGAAGACATGGAAAAACAAATTACTGCCGATCTAATCTTGAAATGGTTTTCTGAGATGCAAGAAGAGGAAGTGGAAATAAGCCTTCCTAG atttAAAGTGGAACAAAAATTGGACTTCAAAGAAGCTTTGTATTCTTTGAACGTAACAGAAATATTTAGTGGTGGCTGTGACCTTTCTGGAATAACAG ATTCATCTGAACTGTATGTTTCTCAAGTCGTGCAACAAGTTTTCTTGGAGATAAATGAAGATGGCAGTGAAGCCGCAGCGTCTACTG GAGTACAAATCCCTGTGATCATGAGCCTGGCTCCAAACCAATTTATAGCAAATCAtccatttctgtttattatgaAGAATATCCCAACAG gTTCATTTTTGTTTATGGGACGAGTGACAAATCCTGACACTCAAAATGTGAAGGGAAGGGATTTAGATTCACTGTGA